One genomic window of Xanthobacter dioxanivorans includes the following:
- a CDS encoding TRAP transporter small permease subunit, with protein sequence MKLFDRAIAAFSDTIAWIYFAIFLITTYDVAARYIFHAPTVWGADLAIALAGVHYMLSGAGALQRGDHVRIDVIYNLLPARARAYSDVASDLIIIAVLVALIWFGIIQAVPSVQDFETTGTAWNAPTPVIMKLAIPIGAALMLGQAVVLLVRRLRGQAGPPAETADASSRPLD encoded by the coding sequence ATGAAGCTGTTCGACCGCGCGATCGCCGCCTTCAGCGACACCATCGCCTGGATCTACTTCGCCATTTTTCTGATCACGACCTACGACGTGGCGGCCCGCTACATCTTCCATGCGCCCACCGTCTGGGGCGCCGACCTCGCGATCGCGCTCGCCGGCGTCCATTACATGCTCTCCGGCGCCGGCGCGCTTCAGCGGGGCGATCATGTGCGGATCGACGTCATCTACAACCTCCTGCCGGCGCGGGCGCGGGCGTATTCGGATGTCGCCTCCGATCTCATCATCATCGCGGTGCTCGTCGCGCTGATCTGGTTCGGCATCATCCAGGCGGTCCCGTCAGTGCAGGATTTCGAGACCACGGGCACGGCCTGGAACGCGCCCACGCCGGTGATCATGAAGCTCGCCATTCCCATCGGGGCCGCCCTCATGCTCGGGCAGGCCGTCGTCCTTCTCGTCCGCCGCCTGCGCGGACAGGCCGGGCCACCCGCCGAGACTGCCGACGCCTCCTCCCGACCGCTCGATTGA
- a CDS encoding linear amide C-N hydrolase — MCTSLGYKDAAGNAYFGRTLELTTDLPYQVVYLPAGHEATSQIPGHPPLKLVARHAILAVTMPYRVPTPQMPLTISDFKILEGLNDQGLTFSLLSYPAAGGRQTSVDVTQAVLSASDLGVWALGQFASVADVKAALAEQPVMLQPLALLGGVESPFHYVVHDATGAAAVIEFDHGTMTVYDNPVGVMTNGPKFDWHLTNLGNYTFLSNVDKSSATFGTYKAVQPDSGIATAGLPASNTSVGRFVRAAFYAQFTEKAASPDLAVQTLAHILNTFDRPRGATIDYPDQGGGHLEVQGLAQGGAEPYATEFTCWTSLSDLDRKQFFVRDYRSLNFTCFDLKALAGTGAAAMIPLQKLSGGPVDATGLLAGKTAH, encoded by the coding sequence ATGTGCACGTCACTCGGATACAAGGACGCCGCCGGAAATGCCTATTTCGGCCGGACGCTCGAACTCACCACCGACCTGCCCTATCAGGTCGTCTACCTGCCCGCCGGGCACGAAGCCACCTCGCAGATCCCCGGTCACCCGCCGCTGAAGCTTGTCGCGCGCCATGCGATTCTCGCGGTCACCATGCCCTACCGCGTGCCGACGCCGCAGATGCCGTTGACGATCTCCGATTTCAAGATTCTGGAGGGCCTCAACGACCAGGGCCTGACCTTCAGCCTGCTGTCCTATCCGGCGGCAGGCGGCAGGCAGACCTCCGTCGACGTCACGCAGGCGGTGCTTTCGGCTTCCGATCTCGGGGTCTGGGCGCTGGGCCAGTTCGCCTCGGTCGCGGACGTGAAGGCCGCCCTTGCCGAGCAACCGGTGATGCTTCAGCCGCTTGCGCTGCTGGGCGGCGTAGAATCCCCCTTCCACTACGTGGTGCACGACGCCACGGGAGCGGCGGCCGTGATCGAGTTCGATCATGGCACCATGACCGTCTACGACAACCCGGTCGGCGTGATGACCAACGGGCCGAAGTTCGACTGGCATCTGACCAACCTTGGCAACTACACATTCCTCTCCAACGTGGACAAGTCGAGCGCGACGTTCGGCACCTACAAGGCCGTCCAGCCCGATTCCGGCATCGCCACGGCGGGGCTGCCCGCCTCGAACACCTCGGTCGGCCGGTTCGTGCGCGCGGCCTTCTACGCGCAATTCACCGAGAAGGCTGCCTCACCCGATCTCGCGGTCCAGACGCTGGCCCATATTCTGAACACGTTCGACAGGCCGCGCGGCGCCACCATCGACTATCCGGACCAGGGCGGCGGCCACCTGGAGGTGCAGGGCCTGGCGCAGGGCGGCGCGGAGCCGTATGCGACCGAATTCACCTGCTGGACGAGCCTGTCCGATCTCGACCGCAAGCAGTTCTTCGTGCGCGACTATCGCAGCCTGAATTTCACCTGCTTCGACCTGAAGGCACTCGCGGGAACGGGGGCCGCGGCCATGATCCCGCTCCAGAAGCTCTCCGGTGGTCCGGTCGACGCCACCGGCCTTCTGGCCGGCAAGACCGCACATTGA
- a CDS encoding acyl CoA:acetate/3-ketoacid CoA transferase codes for MNAPVSLRKSKVVSADEAASLIRDGDAVACVGVIGWITPDRVLKAVGDRFSASGTPRGLTFYFPVGTGDAVDIRGMDHVAREGLMKRIVSGSYINPLNPRTGERPALMGLIRGNKVEAYSWPIGATMHWLREVARHSPGYLTKIGLRTYIDPRLGGGKFTERCADDLVEVTQFRGEEYLFYPSWPLNVGIIRAASSDEFGNLSWEDEPLTSSSLQIALAVKACGGKVIAQVRRIVPRHSRPVASVRVPGVLVDAVVLDPDMVMSTGVAYDPGYLGAASHEMNLPPLPLSADKVIARRAAREVRPGEVSIFGFGASADAPQVMAEDGLLAGDKLYDYLFTTEHGPFGGFVMSGWQFSANWNPEALLDGASQFDFIDGGLCPFAALAFAQFDEEGNVNVSKFGVANPGAGGFIDIATNARRLVFTGTFTTAGLACGFEGGRLGIAQEGKVSKFVRNADSITYRVREGVRERGQEALIVTERAVFRVEADGLVLAEVAEGVDVRRDILDLMAFAPVRILDPLPRMDPSLFA; via the coding sequence ATGAACGCCCCCGTTTCCCTCCGGAAGAGCAAGGTGGTTTCTGCGGACGAGGCGGCGAGCCTCATCCGCGACGGGGATGCGGTGGCCTGCGTCGGCGTGATCGGCTGGATCACGCCGGACCGGGTGCTCAAGGCGGTGGGCGATCGCTTCTCGGCCTCCGGGACACCGCGCGGCCTCACCTTCTATTTCCCGGTCGGCACCGGCGACGCGGTGGACATCCGGGGCATGGATCACGTGGCCCGCGAAGGCCTCATGAAGCGCATCGTCTCCGGCTCCTACATCAATCCGCTCAACCCGAGGACGGGCGAGCGGCCGGCGCTCATGGGGCTCATCCGCGGCAACAAGGTGGAGGCCTATTCCTGGCCCATCGGCGCCACCATGCACTGGCTGCGCGAAGTGGCCCGCCACTCGCCCGGCTACCTCACCAAGATCGGCCTTCGCACCTATATCGACCCGCGCCTCGGCGGCGGGAAGTTCACCGAACGCTGCGCCGACGACCTGGTGGAGGTGACGCAGTTCCGGGGCGAGGAGTATCTCTTCTACCCCTCCTGGCCGCTCAACGTGGGCATCATCCGCGCCGCCTCCTCGGACGAGTTCGGCAACCTGTCCTGGGAGGACGAGCCGCTCACGTCGAGCAGCCTGCAGATCGCCCTCGCGGTCAAGGCCTGCGGCGGCAAGGTGATCGCCCAGGTGCGCCGCATCGTGCCCCGCCATTCGCGGCCAGTGGCCTCCGTGCGGGTGCCGGGGGTGCTGGTGGACGCGGTGGTGCTCGACCCCGACATGGTGATGAGCACGGGCGTGGCCTATGACCCGGGCTATCTGGGCGCGGCGAGCCACGAGATGAACCTGCCGCCGCTGCCCCTCTCGGCGGACAAGGTGATCGCCCGCCGGGCGGCCCGGGAGGTGCGGCCGGGCGAAGTCTCCATCTTCGGCTTCGGCGCTTCCGCCGACGCGCCGCAGGTGATGGCCGAGGACGGTCTGCTGGCGGGCGACAAGCTCTACGACTACCTCTTCACCACCGAGCACGGCCCGTTCGGCGGCTTCGTGATGAGCGGCTGGCAGTTCTCCGCCAACTGGAATCCGGAGGCGCTGCTCGACGGGGCGTCCCAGTTCGACTTCATCGATGGTGGCCTGTGCCCGTTCGCGGCCCTCGCCTTCGCCCAGTTCGATGAGGAGGGCAATGTGAACGTGAGCAAGTTCGGCGTGGCCAATCCCGGCGCCGGCGGCTTCATCGACATCGCCACCAACGCAAGGCGCCTCGTCTTCACCGGCACCTTCACCACCGCCGGCCTCGCCTGCGGGTTCGAGGGCGGCCGGCTGGGCATCGCCCAGGAAGGCAAGGTGTCCAAGTTCGTGCGCAACGCCGACAGCATCACCTACCGGGTGCGCGAGGGCGTGCGCGAGCGCGGGCAGGAGGCGCTCATCGTCACCGAGCGCGCGGTATTCCGCGTGGAGGCGGACGGCCTCGTCCTCGCGGAAGTGGCCGAGGGCGTCGACGTCCGCCGGGACATCCTGGACCTGATGGCGTTCGCGCCGGTGCGGATCCTCGATCCCCTGCCGCGCATGGATCCTTCGCTGTTCGCCTGA
- a CDS encoding TRAP transporter substrate-binding protein, whose product MVTRRNMLAAGAGLAVAGGLSAPAIAQKTHRWRIQTLWQAGTVNQQAFERFCENVKAMTEGRVQITPLAAGAVVGTLETLDAVSRGLLDGHHPATVYWTGRNPAFGVLGDLNGAYDTPYQAQDYFENYGGLDLLRETYKPLKIYPIGVAWWGMESIPVNRPVRSPDDLKGLKMRLPQGMSADIFAKFGVVAVNLPGTEVFSGLDRGVIEAADWGTLGMNAEIGLHEKAKYALFPGFHSMPVGDVSVNQERWDALSPDLKAILATAVRDFCRDMIQSVGRQDASTAVALAENKVELISWSPDSRRKFRDVAAQVWADYAKKNDLCRKAIEGQMAYLKSRGLMG is encoded by the coding sequence GTGGTAACACGACGCAACATGCTCGCCGCCGGCGCCGGACTTGCGGTGGCCGGCGGGCTTTCGGCTCCCGCCATCGCCCAGAAAACCCATCGCTGGCGCATCCAGACCCTCTGGCAGGCCGGCACCGTCAACCAGCAGGCCTTCGAGCGGTTCTGCGAGAACGTGAAGGCGATGACGGAAGGCCGCGTGCAGATCACGCCGCTCGCCGCCGGCGCCGTCGTCGGCACGCTGGAGACGCTCGACGCCGTCAGCCGGGGCCTGCTGGACGGGCACCATCCGGCCACCGTCTACTGGACCGGGCGCAATCCGGCCTTCGGCGTCCTCGGCGACCTCAACGGCGCCTACGACACGCCTTACCAGGCCCAGGACTATTTCGAGAATTACGGCGGGCTCGACCTGCTGCGCGAGACCTACAAGCCGTTGAAGATCTATCCCATCGGCGTCGCCTGGTGGGGCATGGAATCCATCCCGGTGAACCGGCCGGTGCGCAGCCCAGATGACCTCAAGGGCCTGAAGATGCGGCTCCCCCAGGGCATGTCGGCGGACATCTTCGCCAAGTTCGGCGTGGTGGCCGTGAACCTGCCCGGAACCGAGGTGTTCAGCGGCCTCGACCGCGGCGTGATCGAGGCCGCCGACTGGGGCACCCTCGGCATGAATGCAGAGATCGGCCTGCACGAAAAGGCCAAGTACGCGCTCTTCCCCGGCTTCCATTCCATGCCGGTGGGCGATGTCTCGGTGAACCAGGAGCGCTGGGACGCGCTCAGCCCGGACCTCAAGGCCATCCTCGCCACCGCCGTACGCGACTTCTGCCGCGACATGATCCAGTCCGTCGGCCGGCAGGATGCCTCGACCGCGGTGGCGCTGGCGGAAAACAAGGTGGAGCTGATTTCCTGGAGCCCGGATTCGCGCCGGAAGTTCCGCGATGTCGCGGCGCAGGTCTGGGCAGACTACGCAAAGAAGAACGATCTCTGCCGAAAAGCGATCGAAGGCCAGATGGCCTATCTCAAGAGCCGCGGCCTGATGGGCTGA
- a CDS encoding glycosyltransferase, producing the protein MEPTLAPTGRLRIVVAGWEGGGNVPPILAAIEALRARGHDVTLVADDSIAGDARAAGAHFVGWKRAPNRPDRSAASAPVRDGEWPDPFAVMAAWSERIFLGPCEAYARDLIDVMTVRPADVLVASDLLFGSVLAGEVAQIPTAVLAPNVSLSPLPGHPPFGPGFLPAANAADHERDRAVAGAVEALWNGFLPHLNAARTSLGLTPLARVLDQMHAADLQLLATSAAFDFPVAGLPEDVRYIGPLLREPSWAAGSGVGFEAAAGPRVLVSFSTTEQGQGAVLARLVDALGALPVEAVVTLGDMLEASDLPARPNVRVVASASHEAILPRATLAITHGGHGTTLRALRHGVPLLVLPMGRDQNENAARVEYHGAGLRLDPASDAGTIAAAICRLIDQPAFAQNARRIADALHAEVPARERFVAEIEGLAARRRARPTCAA; encoded by the coding sequence GTCGTGGCCGGATGGGAGGGCGGCGGCAACGTGCCGCCGATACTTGCCGCCATCGAGGCGCTCCGCGCCCGCGGCCACGACGTGACCCTCGTCGCCGACGATTCCATCGCCGGCGACGCACGGGCGGCGGGCGCGCATTTCGTGGGTTGGAAGCGGGCGCCGAACCGGCCCGATCGCTCGGCGGCAAGTGCTCCGGTGCGTGACGGCGAGTGGCCCGATCCGTTCGCCGTCATGGCGGCCTGGTCCGAGCGGATCTTCCTCGGCCCCTGCGAGGCCTATGCGCGCGATCTCATCGACGTGATGACGGTGCGCCCGGCCGACGTGCTGGTCGCCAGCGACCTGCTGTTCGGCAGCGTGCTGGCGGGGGAGGTGGCGCAGATTCCCACCGCGGTCCTCGCGCCCAACGTCTCGCTGTCCCCGCTGCCGGGACACCCCCCGTTCGGTCCCGGATTCCTTCCGGCCGCCAACGCCGCCGATCACGAACGCGACCGTGCGGTCGCCGGGGCGGTGGAGGCCTTGTGGAACGGCTTCCTGCCGCACCTCAACGCCGCGCGCACCTCGCTGGGGCTGACGCCGCTCGCCCGCGTGCTCGACCAGATGCACGCCGCCGACCTCCAGTTGCTGGCGACCAGCGCGGCCTTCGATTTTCCCGTCGCCGGGCTTCCCGAGGACGTGCGCTACATCGGGCCGCTGCTGCGCGAGCCGAGCTGGGCGGCCGGGAGCGGCGTGGGCTTCGAGGCGGCGGCGGGGCCGCGCGTGCTGGTCTCGTTCAGCACCACGGAACAGGGGCAGGGCGCCGTGCTGGCCCGCCTCGTGGACGCGCTGGGCGCCCTGCCGGTGGAGGCGGTCGTGACGCTCGGCGACATGCTCGAAGCCTCGGACCTCCCGGCCCGGCCCAATGTGCGGGTCGTGGCGTCGGCCTCGCACGAGGCGATCCTGCCGCGGGCGACCCTGGCCATCACCCATGGCGGGCACGGCACCACCCTGCGCGCGCTCCGCCACGGCGTGCCGCTGCTGGTCCTGCCCATGGGCCGCGACCAGAACGAGAATGCCGCGCGCGTCGAATATCACGGCGCGGGCCTGCGGCTCGACCCGGCGAGCGACGCCGGCACTATCGCCGCAGCCATCTGCCGGCTGATCGACCAGCCCGCCTTCGCGCAGAATGCGCGCAGGATCGCCGATGCCCTGCATGCCGAGGTGCCGGCGCGCGAGCGCTTCGTTGCGGAGATCGAAGGTCTCGCGGCCCGGCGTCGGGCACGTCCGACCTGCGCGGCCTGA
- a CDS encoding enoyl-CoA hydratase/isomerase family protein — MIKEDRRGSVCVIEIDRPRRRNALDHATVAAMRVRFMALDSDPDVAAVVLSGTPPGFCAGSDLKELATLDRDGMAEHEAETAAFARALSFMSKPVVAAVSGFALGGGFILAASCDVVISEAATRWHLPEVTNGWIPPWGLTVLSARCGPVAARRLTWGARPIDGLEAVRLGVADTLAEHALDAAMAEAEALAKLPAEAVASTKRFFARQIMGAGEADDMEANRLFAEDCRGAAATATFQRFGMRA; from the coding sequence ATGATCAAGGAGGATCGCCGCGGGTCGGTCTGCGTCATCGAGATCGACAGGCCCCGCCGGCGCAACGCCCTCGACCACGCTACCGTCGCCGCCATGCGGGTCCGCTTCATGGCCCTCGACAGCGATCCGGACGTGGCGGCCGTCGTTCTGTCGGGCACGCCGCCGGGCTTCTGCGCGGGCTCGGACCTCAAGGAGCTCGCCACCCTCGACCGGGACGGCATGGCCGAGCACGAGGCGGAGACGGCGGCCTTCGCCCGCGCGCTCTCCTTCATGTCGAAGCCCGTGGTGGCCGCGGTGTCCGGCTTCGCCCTGGGCGGCGGCTTCATCCTGGCGGCCTCCTGCGATGTGGTGATCAGCGAGGCGGCGACGCGCTGGCACCTGCCGGAAGTGACGAACGGCTGGATTCCGCCATGGGGCCTCACGGTGCTTTCCGCCCGCTGCGGCCCGGTCGCGGCCCGCCGCCTCACCTGGGGCGCTCGGCCCATCGACGGGCTGGAGGCGGTGCGCCTCGGCGTGGCGGACACCCTGGCGGAGCACGCCCTCGACGCGGCCATGGCCGAGGCCGAGGCGCTCGCGAAGCTCCCGGCGGAGGCGGTGGCCTCCACCAAGCGCTTCTTCGCGCGGCAGATCATGGGCGCGGGCGAGGCCGACGACATGGAGGCGAACCGCCTGTTCGCCGAAGATTGCCGCGGCGCCGCAGCCACCGCCACCTTTCAACGCTTCGGAATGCGCGCATGA
- a CDS encoding glutamate decarboxylase: protein MASTPPSAGLRSELLDDVYSAGDLARALPKFSFPRAERDPRHVFASVRDELMLDGNSRQNLATFCQTWVDDEVHDLMNLSIDKNMIDKDEYPQTADIEARCVAMLADLWNSPDPRGTIGCSTVGSSEAAMLGGLALKWRWRKKRQAEGKPADRPNLICGPVQICWHKFARYFDVELREIPLEGDRLIMNVEEVLKRVDENTIGVVPTMGVTFTCQYEPVKAVSDALDKLQAETGLDIPIHVDGASGGFLAPFCAPDILWDFRLPRVKSINASGHKFGLAPLGVGWVVWREARDLPEELVFNVNYLGGNMPTFALNFSRPGGQVIAQYYNFLRLGREGYAKIHGACYATAQYLAQEIAALGPFEILFGGESEAGIPALCWTLKDGAGIGGYTLYDLADRLRSRGWQVPAYSMPAHREDLVIQRILVRHGVSLDLASLLVADMKRAIDFFEKHPVARPMTQDEASGFNHN from the coding sequence TTGGCATCCACCCCCCCGAGCGCAGGGCTGCGCAGCGAGCTTCTGGACGACGTCTATTCGGCCGGCGATCTCGCGCGGGCGCTGCCGAAGTTCTCCTTTCCCAGGGCGGAGCGTGATCCGCGGCACGTCTTCGCCTCGGTGCGCGACGAGCTGATGCTCGACGGCAACTCGCGCCAGAACCTCGCCACCTTCTGCCAGACCTGGGTCGACGACGAGGTCCACGACCTCATGAACCTGTCGATCGACAAGAACATGATCGACAAGGACGAGTATCCGCAGACGGCCGACATCGAGGCGCGCTGCGTCGCCATGCTCGCGGACCTGTGGAACTCGCCCGATCCGCGCGGAACCATCGGCTGCTCCACCGTCGGCTCCTCGGAAGCCGCGATGCTCGGCGGCCTCGCCCTGAAGTGGCGCTGGCGGAAGAAGCGGCAGGCCGAGGGCAAGCCCGCCGACAGGCCCAACCTCATCTGCGGGCCGGTGCAGATCTGCTGGCACAAGTTCGCGCGCTATTTCGACGTGGAGCTCCGGGAGATCCCGCTCGAGGGCGACCGGCTCATCATGAACGTCGAGGAGGTGCTGAAGCGGGTCGACGAGAACACCATCGGCGTCGTGCCCACCATGGGTGTCACCTTTACCTGCCAGTACGAGCCGGTAAAGGCTGTGAGCGACGCGCTGGACAAGCTCCAGGCGGAGACCGGCCTCGACATCCCGATCCACGTGGACGGCGCGAGCGGCGGCTTCCTCGCCCCGTTCTGCGCCCCCGACATCTTGTGGGATTTCCGCCTCCCGCGCGTGAAGTCGATCAACGCGTCCGGCCACAAGTTCGGGCTTGCCCCGCTGGGCGTGGGCTGGGTGGTCTGGCGCGAGGCGCGCGACCTGCCGGAGGAACTGGTGTTCAACGTGAACTATCTGGGCGGCAACATGCCGACCTTCGCGCTGAACTTCTCGCGGCCCGGCGGACAGGTGATCGCGCAATACTACAACTTCCTGCGCCTCGGCCGGGAGGGCTACGCGAAGATTCACGGGGCCTGCTACGCGACGGCGCAGTATCTCGCGCAGGAGATCGCCGCGCTGGGGCCGTTCGAGATCCTGTTCGGGGGCGAGAGCGAGGCGGGGATACCGGCGCTGTGCTGGACGCTGAAGGACGGGGCGGGCATCGGCGGCTACACGCTCTATGATCTCGCCGACCGCCTGCGCAGCCGGGGCTGGCAGGTTCCCGCCTATTCGATGCCGGCGCACCGGGAGGACCTCGTGATCCAGCGCATCCTGGTGCGGCACGGGGTGAGCCTCGACCTGGCGAGCCTGCTGGTGGCAGACATGAAACGCGCCATCGACTTCTTCGAGAAACACCCCGTCGCACGCCCCATGACGCAGGACGAGGCCAGCGGCTTCAACCACAACTGA
- a CDS encoding acyl-CoA dehydrogenase family protein, whose product MLLDLTDDETLLKSSLEAFARQELAPRIKPFVDRHEFPTELVKAFLALGFMGTAYDPDHDGGGLGTKGAAIVAETLARVEPGFAAIYLCNSAPMTVIARYGSPELKARWLGPLCRGETLASFGVSEPHGGSDVAATRTRAVEDGDDFVITGSKIFSTNAGTPLHGLSTVIATTDPDKGAKGLSTFVVPVGTPGFRVGKAGRKVGWRIADSVELYFDECRVPRANMVGNRGDGLKQILTTLSIGRILVAAAALGLSRKAVDLARTYAAQRKVGGAPILSNQGLAFPLADALTKIHAAELMVRNASAIADAGRPFRTETSMAKLFASEMAGEIADLAVQVHGGYGVFEEFDVSGLLGEAKVLQIVEGTSEIQRLIIARELAE is encoded by the coding sequence ATGCTGCTCGATCTGACCGACGACGAGACCCTGTTGAAATCGAGCCTTGAGGCGTTCGCCCGGCAGGAGCTGGCACCGCGCATCAAGCCGTTCGTCGACCGCCACGAGTTTCCCACCGAGCTGGTCAAGGCCTTCCTGGCCCTGGGCTTCATGGGCACCGCCTACGACCCGGACCATGATGGCGGCGGCCTGGGCACGAAGGGCGCCGCCATCGTCGCGGAGACGCTGGCACGGGTGGAGCCGGGCTTTGCCGCCATCTATCTGTGCAACAGCGCACCCATGACGGTGATCGCCCGCTACGGCTCGCCGGAGCTGAAAGCCAGATGGCTCGGGCCGCTGTGCCGGGGCGAGACCCTCGCCTCCTTCGGCGTTTCCGAGCCCCACGGCGGATCGGACGTCGCCGCCACCCGCACCCGCGCGGTGGAGGACGGCGATGATTTCGTCATCACCGGATCGAAGATCTTCTCCACCAATGCGGGCACGCCGCTGCACGGCCTGTCCACGGTCATCGCGACGACGGATCCCGACAAGGGCGCCAAAGGGCTCTCCACCTTCGTGGTGCCCGTGGGTACGCCGGGCTTCCGGGTGGGCAAGGCAGGACGCAAGGTGGGCTGGCGCATCGCTGATTCCGTCGAGCTCTATTTCGACGAATGCCGTGTCCCCAGGGCCAACATGGTGGGCAATCGGGGCGACGGGCTCAAGCAGATCCTCACCACGCTCTCCATCGGCCGCATCCTGGTGGCGGCCGCCGCCCTCGGCCTGTCGCGCAAGGCGGTGGACCTCGCCCGCACCTATGCCGCGCAGCGCAAGGTGGGTGGCGCGCCCATCCTCTCGAACCAGGGCCTCGCCTTCCCCCTGGCCGACGCGCTCACCAAGATCCATGCCGCGGAACTGATGGTCCGCAACGCCTCGGCCATCGCCGATGCGGGCCGGCCCTTCCGCACCGAGACTTCGATGGCGAAGCTGTTCGCCAGCGAGATGGCAGGGGAGATCGCGGATCTCGCGGTCCAGGTGCACGGCGGTTACGGCGTCTTCGAGGAGTTCGACGTCTCTGGCCTCCTGGGCGAGGCCAAGGTGCTCCAGATCGTCGAGGGCACCAGCGAGATCCAGCGCCTCATCATCGCCCGGGAACTGGCGGAATAA
- a CDS encoding TRAP transporter large permease: protein MSIEYGTLLIVVLMVGLMVIGLPLAFVTAFTAGVFGFILFGADSFFLIVSRIYTLMNNYALISVPLFVLMGCILERSGLVEGMFRSLHLLVGRIPGGLAVATIAASTIMAAMVGVIGAEIVTLGLVCLPAMLRRGYDKRLVSGVICAGGSLGTMIPPSVVLIVYGLVAQVSIGNLFMAAIGPGLLLAILYAGFAVFICWSRPDLAPPPDPSEYAVPLSQRMAEMRQLIAPAVLIGFVMTCFYTGIATPTEVGALGTLGALVILVLNGQFTFENLRHSVIQTGRTVAMVTWIFFGASALVGIYTLAGGTDFLRAEILDLGFGPLGTLLLMMGILIVLGCFIDWIGIALLTMPIFVPIIKSLGYDPVWFGILFCMNMQISYLSPPFGPAAFYLKGVAPPEVSLSDIFAGVWPFIILQLVALATVIAFPQIAMWLPAHTQ, encoded by the coding sequence ATGTCTATCGAATACGGTACGCTGCTGATCGTGGTCCTCATGGTCGGCCTGATGGTCATCGGGCTGCCCCTCGCCTTCGTCACCGCGTTCACAGCCGGTGTGTTCGGCTTCATCCTCTTCGGCGCCGACAGCTTCTTCCTCATCGTCAGCCGCATCTACACGCTGATGAACAATTACGCGCTCATCTCGGTGCCGCTCTTCGTCCTCATGGGCTGCATCCTGGAGCGCAGCGGCCTCGTGGAGGGCATGTTCCGATCGCTCCACCTGCTGGTGGGGCGCATTCCCGGAGGCCTCGCGGTCGCGACCATCGCCGCCTCCACCATCATGGCCGCCATGGTGGGCGTGATCGGGGCGGAGATCGTCACCCTCGGCCTCGTCTGCCTGCCCGCCATGCTCCGGCGCGGCTACGACAAGCGCCTCGTCAGCGGGGTGATCTGCGCCGGCGGCTCGCTTGGAACCATGATCCCGCCTTCCGTGGTGCTCATCGTCTACGGCCTGGTGGCGCAGGTCTCCATCGGCAACCTCTTCATGGCGGCCATCGGCCCCGGCTTGCTGCTGGCAATCCTCTACGCCGGGTTCGCCGTCTTCATCTGCTGGAGCCGGCCGGACCTCGCCCCGCCGCCGGACCCGAGCGAATACGCCGTGCCGCTTTCGCAGCGCATGGCCGAGATGCGCCAGCTCATCGCCCCCGCGGTGCTTATCGGCTTCGTGATGACCTGCTTCTACACCGGCATCGCCACCCCCACGGAGGTGGGCGCGCTCGGCACGCTGGGCGCCCTGGTCATCCTGGTGCTCAACGGCCAGTTCACCTTCGAGAACCTGCGCCATTCGGTGATCCAGACCGGACGAACAGTGGCCATGGTCACATGGATCTTTTTCGGCGCCTCGGCCTTGGTGGGGATCTATACGCTCGCCGGCGGCACGGACTTCCTGCGGGCCGAGATCCTCGACCTCGGCTTCGGTCCGCTCGGCACGCTGCTGCTCATGATGGGCATCCTCATCGTGCTCGGCTGCTTCATCGACTGGATCGGCATCGCGCTGCTCACCATGCCGATCTTCGTGCCGATCATCAAAAGCCTCGGCTACGATCCGGTGTGGTTCGGCATCCTGTTCTGCATGAACATGCAGATCTCATACCTGTCGCCGCCCTTCGGCCCCGCCGCCTTCTACCTGAAGGGGGTGGCGCCGCCGGAGGTGTCGCTGAGCGACATCTTCGCCGGAGTGTGGCCCTTCATCATCCTTCAGCTCGTGGCGCTCGCGACGGTAATCGCCTTCCCCCAGATCGCCATGTGGCTCCCCGCTCATACCCAGTGA